In one Variovorax sp. PBL-H6 genomic region, the following are encoded:
- a CDS encoding 5'-nucleotidase produces MLTIAVSSRALFHIEDGDEIFQTQGQKAFDEYMRSKADVPLRRGTAFPLIRKLLTLNRPGAKRLVDVVMLSRNSPVAGVRIANSIVHHGLDIKGAVFTKGSDRFRFAAGMGVQLFLSANSADVQNAIANGIAAATMLPSERDDDASDDDIRIAFDGDSVLFSSEGDECYREHGLEVFHQTEHQKAAIPLGAGPFKLVLEELHRIQHEFPVNECPLKLALVTARAIPSHGRVMTTLDSWGVVLDVATFANGAPKGPILKAFGADMFFDDASKNIDSARSSDVTSGHVPYGTGHGITEPLLTRGDVPSASRRSAAAGVQEACAA; encoded by the coding sequence ATGCTAACAATCGCAGTTTCCAGTCGCGCCCTCTTTCACATCGAAGATGGCGATGAAATCTTCCAGACCCAGGGCCAAAAGGCCTTCGACGAGTACATGCGCTCCAAGGCTGACGTCCCACTTCGTCGGGGAACGGCCTTCCCGCTCATTCGCAAGCTGCTCACTCTGAATCGGCCCGGTGCCAAGCGCTTGGTCGATGTGGTCATGCTGTCGCGCAACAGCCCGGTCGCCGGGGTGCGCATAGCGAACAGCATCGTTCACCACGGCCTTGACATCAAGGGCGCGGTGTTCACCAAGGGTTCGGACCGCTTCCGCTTCGCTGCCGGCATGGGCGTCCAGCTTTTTCTGTCTGCAAATTCAGCGGACGTGCAGAACGCCATCGCCAATGGCATCGCCGCGGCAACCATGCTTCCAAGCGAACGAGACGACGACGCCAGCGACGACGACATCCGCATCGCTTTCGACGGCGACAGCGTGTTGTTCAGTTCCGAAGGGGATGAGTGCTACCGCGAGCACGGTCTGGAGGTCTTCCATCAGACCGAGCACCAGAAGGCCGCTATTCCGCTGGGCGCTGGCCCCTTCAAGCTTGTCCTGGAGGAACTGCATCGGATTCAACACGAGTTCCCCGTGAACGAGTGCCCTCTGAAACTTGCCCTTGTGACCGCGCGCGCAATTCCAAGTCACGGTCGCGTCATGACAACGCTCGACTCCTGGGGCGTTGTGCTCGACGTGGCCACCTTCGCGAACGGTGCCCCGAAAGGCCCCATTCTGAAGGCGTTCGGTGCCGACATGTTCTTTGACGACGCTTCGAAGAATATCGACAGCGCACGAAGCAGCGATGTGACCTCCGGCCATGTTCCTTACGGTACCGGGCACGGAATCACAGAGCCGCTCCTCACGCGCGGGGACGTCCCCAGTGCCTCCCGCAGGTCCGCTGCGGCGGGCGTTCAAGAGGCTTGTGCCGCCTAG
- a CDS encoding peptidoglycan DD-metalloendopeptidase family protein translates to MPPGVTGLPIGSHPGAFGVVRRNHIHEGVDLYTEEGCPVLAVEEGLVVGVMPFTGPGAGLPWWRDTKAVLVEGRSGVVAYGEVSPLVSCGDRVQPGEVVARVVRVLRQDKGRPTSMLHIELHEPGARQCPAWLSSDTRPHTLRDPTPYLLEASHRLYRLPRKS, encoded by the coding sequence ATGCCCCCTGGCGTCACCGGGCTCCCGATTGGCAGCCACCCGGGCGCCTTCGGCGTGGTGCGGCGTAACCATATCCACGAGGGCGTCGACCTCTATACCGAGGAGGGCTGCCCTGTGCTAGCCGTTGAGGAAGGTCTCGTGGTCGGCGTGATGCCGTTCACGGGCCCGGGCGCGGGCCTGCCTTGGTGGCGAGACACCAAGGCCGTACTGGTCGAAGGCCGGTCAGGCGTCGTCGCCTACGGGGAGGTTTCTCCTCTGGTCTCTTGCGGAGACCGTGTCCAACCTGGGGAGGTTGTGGCGCGGGTCGTGCGAGTTCTTCGCCAAGACAAGGGGCGGCCGACGTCCATGCTTCACATTGAACTCCACGAGCCTGGCGCGCGGCAGTGCCCAGCCTGGCTCAGCTCGGATACGCGTCCGCACACCCTGCGCGACCCGACGCCTTACCTGCTCGAGGCGTCTCACCGCCTCTACCGGCTCCCGCGGAAAAGCTAA
- a CDS encoding BACON domain-containing protein: MFLNQQELQAQRSQCDISRKASGTEAVSPAGGTVTLRYVVSNGRVCLSGAASDSTWANVSRADESQASVVIEPNDSATPRETTVTVVSRNGRSAAFRISQPAGNGFRAIEPQRTATSP, from the coding sequence GTGTTCCTGAATCAACAGGAACTTCAGGCCCAGCGCAGCCAGTGCGACATCTCGCGCAAGGCGAGCGGCACGGAGGCTGTTTCCCCTGCCGGCGGCACGGTGACGCTGCGCTATGTCGTGAGCAATGGCCGGGTATGCCTTTCAGGCGCAGCTTCCGACTCGACCTGGGCCAACGTGAGCCGCGCTGACGAGAGCCAGGCGTCCGTGGTCATCGAACCCAACGACAGCGCTACGCCTCGCGAAACCACGGTCACCGTCGTCTCCCGCAATGGTCGTAGTGCCGCTTTTCGGATTTCTCAACCCGCCGGCAACGGCTTCCGCGCAATCGAGCCGCAACGCACGGCTACCTCGCCATGA
- a CDS encoding AAA family ATPase: protein MKVINLFAAPGIGKSTSAQILTGLLSIGGYRVEYVPEFAKFQTFSGNQAALSDQVYMFAKQENRLHVFKDQEFDFVVMDGPLPIALLYTPETYFKYYEPLVMEVFSSFDNVNFFLDRNPSYEHKKHGRIQDRAQSDALSLRLEAILSRHKVPLTREMVRPQLPLVLYEALTGAKPPSLEDLA from the coding sequence ATGAAGGTTATCAACCTGTTCGCAGCACCCGGGATTGGCAAGTCCACCTCCGCACAGATTCTCACTGGCCTCCTGTCCATCGGTGGCTACCGAGTCGAGTACGTTCCGGAGTTCGCCAAATTCCAGACCTTCTCGGGGAACCAGGCCGCCTTGAGCGACCAGGTGTACATGTTCGCCAAGCAGGAGAACCGGCTCCACGTGTTCAAGGACCAAGAGTTCGATTTTGTGGTCATGGACGGTCCGCTGCCTATCGCGCTGCTGTACACGCCCGAGACCTACTTCAAGTACTACGAGCCGCTCGTCATGGAGGTCTTCAGCTCCTTCGACAACGTCAATTTCTTCCTGGACCGAAACCCCTCATACGAGCACAAGAAGCACGGCCGCATCCAGGACCGTGCGCAGTCCGACGCTCTCTCTCTCCGGCTCGAGGCCATCCTGTCACGCCACAAGGTTCCGCTCACCCGCGAGATGGTGCGCCCCCAACTACCGCTTGTGCTCTACGAAGCCTTGACAGGGGCAAAGCCGCCCTCACTTGAAGACCTGGCCTGA